One segment of Candidatus Binatota bacterium DNA contains the following:
- a CDS encoding NADH-quinone oxidoreductase subunit C: MAQGGFRVELSAQVAAAVPGCGAEQYDCASGTVLVVEPEQLLAALRFLKQDPGQDYNVLVDLTAVDRVATEGVIEVVYQLRSIAAGRRLMVKTRLAGEPWTLASATPLWGSANWAEREAWDMFGLRFTGHPDLRRILMYEEFEGYPLRKDYPYNKRQPLVEERDPIANPWPGTGNPT; encoded by the coding sequence CTGGCGCAAGGGGGCTTTCGAGTGGAGCTAAGCGCGCAGGTAGCCGCTGCCGTGCCCGGCTGCGGTGCCGAGCAATACGATTGCGCCAGTGGCACGGTACTCGTAGTCGAGCCCGAGCAGCTGCTGGCTGCCCTTCGTTTTCTCAAGCAGGACCCCGGCCAGGACTACAACGTGCTGGTCGACCTGACGGCCGTCGACCGCGTGGCCACCGAGGGCGTCATCGAGGTGGTGTACCAGTTGCGCAGCATCGCTGCCGGCCGCCGGCTGATGGTGAAGACCCGCCTGGCTGGCGAACCCTGGACGCTGGCTTCGGCCACCCCGCTGTGGGGTTCGGCCAACTGGGCCGAGCGCGAAGCCTGGGACATGTTCGGCCTGCGCTTCACCGGTCACCCCGACCTCAGGCGCATACTGATGTACGAGGAGTTCGAGGGCTACCCGCTTCGCAAGGACTATCCCTACAACAAGCGGCAGCCGCTGGTCGAAGAACGCGACCCGATCGCCAACCCCTGGCCGGGCACTGGTAACCCGACGTGA
- a CDS encoding NADH-quinone oxidoreductase subunit D: MAPDPLTEEMEIQMGPSHPATHGTLKFNLRLDGETIRACETEIGYLHRGFEKMCEQGTWNQVIPYTDRLNYASPLINNFIFVEAVERLAGITVPARCSWIRTLLSEVSRIADHLTALGMGATELGAITVGFYMNEARERLYNLASTATGARVTVSYGRVGGLARDLDEQFFEEIGPALEHVKRVMVDCEKLLESNRIFLDRMAGVGVLELERALDMGVTGPMLRACGLASDLRRDEPYMVYDELDFDVPVGSKGDNFDRFNVRFEEIFQSIKMVEQCIERMPSGPWCIDDPKLVLPPKEKVYGSIEGLMNQFKLVIEGVRIPEGEVYFAGEGANGELGFFLVSDGSGRPYRVRVRPPCFYSVGALESMVTGAKLSDLVAVFGMVNMIGGECDR, from the coding sequence ATGGCGCCCGATCCTCTCACCGAGGAAATGGAAATACAGATGGGACCGTCGCACCCGGCGACGCACGGTACCCTCAAGTTCAATCTCCGCCTGGACGGCGAGACCATCCGTGCCTGCGAGACCGAGATCGGCTACCTCCACCGCGGTTTTGAAAAGATGTGTGAGCAGGGAACCTGGAACCAGGTTATTCCTTACACCGACCGCTTGAACTACGCGTCGCCGTTGATCAACAACTTTATTTTTGTAGAGGCGGTTGAACGTCTCGCGGGGATAACGGTGCCGGCGCGCTGTTCGTGGATACGCACCCTGTTGTCGGAGGTTTCGCGCATAGCCGATCACCTTACCGCGCTGGGCATGGGGGCCACCGAGCTGGGAGCTATAACGGTCGGGTTCTACATGAACGAAGCCCGCGAGCGGCTCTACAACCTTGCTTCTACCGCCACCGGGGCGCGCGTGACCGTGAGCTACGGCAGGGTGGGCGGACTGGCCCGTGACCTGGACGAACAGTTTTTTGAAGAAATAGGCCCGGCCCTCGAACACGTAAAAAGGGTGATGGTCGATTGCGAAAAACTGCTGGAGAGCAATCGCATTTTTCTCGACCGCATGGCCGGTGTCGGCGTGCTTGAACTGGAGCGTGCCCTCGACATGGGCGTCACTGGCCCCATGTTGCGCGCCTGCGGCCTGGCCAGTGATCTTCGCCGCGATGAGCCCTACATGGTTTACGATGAACTCGACTTCGACGTACCGGTGGGCAGCAAGGGCGACAACTTCGATCGCTTCAACGTGCGTTTCGAGGAGATCTTCCAGTCCATCAAGATGGTCGAGCAGTGTATCGAGCGTATGCCGAGCGGCCCGTGGTGCATAGACGATCCAAAGCTGGTGCTGCCTCCCAAGGAAAAAGTCTACGGCTCTATCGAGGGGTTGATGAACCAGTTCAAGCTCGTCATCGAGGGTGTGCGCATTCCCGAGGGCGAGGTCTACTTCGCGGGTGAAGGCGCCAACGGTGAGCTGGGGTTTTTCCTGGTCAGCGACGGCAGCGGCCGACCCTACCGCGTGAGGGTGCGCCCGCCCTGCTTCTACTCGGTGGGCGCGCTGGAGAGCATGGTGACCGGGGCCAAGCTGTCGGATCTCGTGGCGGTGTTCGGCATGGTGAACATGATCGGCGGGGAGTGCGATCGCTGA
- a CDS encoding NAD(P)H-dependent oxidoreductase subunit E yields MGQESGKEQESPVFSDEALRRFEKIVASYPERRAALMPVLWLAQEEFGWISPPTQAYVAGLLELPVAWVEGVVSFYTMYRRRDMGCRLELCTNVSCRLKGAEKVLAAMARELGVEPGQTTRDGRFTLDRAECLGACELAPVLQVDAGRYVARLDVPRALELIGQLKRGEADG; encoded by the coding sequence ATGGGCCAAGAGTCAGGCAAAGAGCAGGAGTCCCCGGTGTTCAGCGATGAAGCGCTGCGGCGCTTTGAAAAAATTGTGGCGAGTTATCCCGAGCGTCGCGCGGCTCTCATGCCGGTGCTGTGGCTGGCCCAGGAAGAATTCGGCTGGATAAGCCCGCCCACGCAGGCATACGTGGCCGGCTTGCTCGAACTGCCTGTAGCCTGGGTGGAGGGTGTGGTGTCGTTTTACACCATGTACCGACGGCGGGATATGGGTTGCCGGCTCGAACTGTGCACCAACGTGTCGTGTCGTCTCAAGGGTGCCGAGAAAGTGCTGGCCGCCATGGCCCGGGAGCTGGGCGTGGAGCCCGGACAGACCACCCGTGACGGGCGCTTCACCCTCGACCGCGCCGAGTGCCTCGGGGCCTGCGAGCTGGCGCCGGTGTTGCAGGTGGACGCAGGGCGCTACGTGGCGAGGCTCGACGTGCCCCGTGCGCTTGAGCTCATAGGGCAGCTCAAGAGGGGCGAGGCCGATGGCTGA
- a CDS encoding NADH-quinone oxidoreductase subunit H, which yields MAEWIEGGLKSLLVLVMVLQLSLFLLWLERKGSALIQNRVGANRANIFGGLLPFNLGILNTAVADPLKLFSKEDFRPESADRVVHSVAPFMALFPAMIAFAAIPFGDTLTIGTRVVNLQAVSLDVGLLYILATASMGVYGVVLAGWASNNRWALLGSVRGTAQMISYEVAMGLALVSSVLWWGTLDLQEIARAQGELLFGFLPAWGVFTQPLAFIIVLVAGMAETKRVPFDLPEAESELIAGYFTEYSGGKQAAFMLADFAEVVMVAGLVTALFFGGWQVPWLGSAGWNFPGLDLIAVSPLAVTLMQVTAFTFKVVFFCWLQFLVRWTVPRLRWDQLMNLGWKGMLPLALANLLVTAVIVLFKEGLV from the coding sequence ATGGCTGAGTGGATAGAAGGGGGGCTGAAATCCCTGCTCGTCCTGGTGATGGTGCTGCAGCTGTCGCTGTTCCTGTTGTGGCTTGAGCGCAAGGGTAGCGCCCTGATACAGAACCGCGTGGGAGCCAACCGCGCCAACATCTTTGGCGGCTTGTTGCCCTTCAACCTCGGCATTCTCAACACCGCCGTCGCCGATCCGCTCAAGCTCTTCAGCAAGGAAGACTTCCGCCCCGAGTCGGCCGACCGCGTGGTGCACTCGGTGGCCCCGTTCATGGCGTTGTTTCCGGCCATGATAGCTTTTGCCGCCATACCTTTCGGCGACACGCTGACCATTGGCACGCGGGTGGTGAACCTGCAGGCCGTGAGTCTCGACGTGGGCCTGCTCTACATCCTGGCTACCGCTTCGATGGGTGTCTATGGCGTGGTGCTAGCCGGCTGGGCGTCCAACAACCGCTGGGCGCTGCTGGGCAGCGTGCGAGGTACAGCGCAGATGATCAGCTACGAGGTCGCCATGGGGCTGGCGCTCGTGAGCAGCGTGCTGTGGTGGGGGACGCTCGACCTGCAGGAAATAGCCCGCGCCCAGGGCGAACTCCTCTTCGGTTTTCTCCCCGCCTGGGGCGTGTTTACCCAGCCGCTGGCCTTCATCATCGTGCTCGTCGCGGGCATGGCCGAGACCAAGCGAGTACCCTTTGATCTTCCCGAGGCCGAGTCGGAGCTCATTGCTGGTTACTTCACCGAGTACTCCGGCGGTAAGCAGGCCGCCTTCATGCTGGCCGACTTTGCCGAGGTAGTGATGGTGGCCGGCCTGGTCACGGCCCTGTTTTTCGGCGGCTGGCAGGTACCGTGGCTCGGTAGCGCGGGCTGGAATTTTCCCGGCCTCGATCTCATCGCGGTCTCGCCGCTGGCGGTAACACTGATGCAGGTGACAGCCTTCACCTTCAAGGTCGTGTTTTTCTGCTGGCTGCAGTTTCTCGTGCGCTGGACCGTACCCCGCCTGCGCTGGGACCAGCTGATGAATCTCGGCTGGAAGGGCATGCTGCCGCTGGCGCTTGCCAACTTGCTGGTCACGGCCGTCATCGTCTTGTTCAAGGAGGGGCTCGTGTGA
- the nuoK gene encoding NADH-quinone oxidoreductase subunit NuoK, giving the protein MVGPAHFLALSAALFFIGAAGVATRRNIVVIFMSVELMLNAANLAFVAVARGLGTMEGQVIVFFVMTLAAAEAAVGLAVILAMFRNRQTVDAGEISLLKW; this is encoded by the coding sequence GTGGTCGGCCCTGCTCACTTCCTGGCCCTGAGCGCGGCGTTATTTTTTATCGGCGCGGCGGGCGTTGCCACGCGCCGCAATATTGTCGTCATCTTCATGTCGGTTGAGCTCATGCTCAACGCCGCCAACCTCGCCTTCGTGGCAGTGGCCCGCGGGCTGGGCACGATGGAAGGGCAGGTAATCGTGTTTTTCGTGATGACGCTGGCAGCTGCCGAGGCCGCCGTGGGCCTGGCCGTCATCCTGGCCATGTTCCGTAACCGGCAGACCGTGGACGCCGGGGAGATATCGTTACTCAAGTGGTAA
- the nuoL gene encoding NADH-quinone oxidoreductase subunit L — translation MAEHWLRWIPLLPLLGAVLHVAVGYRVGRRATGVLACSVVGASFLLALRAFSALVSAPEGAVLADDVYRWIAVAGFNIDVRFVLDSLSVVMCLVITGVGFLIHVYSTGYMAHDDDYARFFAYLNLFTSAMLVLVMADNLVLMFVGWEGVGLCSYLLIGFWYTDTAKASAGKKAFVVNRVGDAAFVLGTFLLFWALAPGASDLGASSLRFADINAAAPGLSPGLVTAAALLLFVGATGKSAQIPLFVWLPDAMAGPTPVSALIHAATMVTAGVYMVARLNGLFEAAPAAMTVIAWVGAITALMAATVGVVQNDIKKVLAYSTVSQLGYMFLALGVGAFGAAVFHVMTHAFFKGLLFLGAGSVIHALHEEQDIRKMGGLRAKTPVTWATFAVATLAIAGVPGLAGFFSKDAILAATFAGGHYGLWLIGLAGAALTAFYMTRLLRLVFFDSFRGDRERGEQAHESPRSMTVPLIVLAVLSVGGGYLGVPHALGGHDALGSFLAPSVSSAAHAAHSVHLSVAVEWLLMLVSTTVVLGSMGFAWKLYSAGPDADVVVRGALGRAWQWMASAWRVDEAYERLLVRPIGRGAGFLWKSVDVGLIDRFADGVAMAVGVLAETWRRWNSGSVQHYALSLLAGALALVAAVLLGGSG, via the coding sequence ATAGCCGAACACTGGCTCAGGTGGATACCGCTGCTGCCGCTGTTGGGAGCAGTGCTGCACGTGGCGGTGGGCTACCGCGTGGGTCGCAGGGCCACCGGCGTGTTGGCCTGCTCGGTGGTGGGTGCGAGTTTCCTGCTGGCTTTGCGCGCCTTCTCGGCGCTGGTGTCGGCGCCCGAGGGCGCGGTGCTGGCCGACGACGTCTATCGCTGGATCGCGGTGGCGGGCTTCAACATCGACGTACGCTTTGTACTCGACTCGCTCAGCGTCGTGATGTGCCTGGTCATCACCGGCGTGGGCTTCCTGATCCACGTGTACTCCACCGGCTACATGGCCCACGACGACGACTACGCGAGATTCTTCGCTTACCTGAACCTGTTTACCTCGGCCATGCTGGTGCTGGTGATGGCCGACAACCTGGTGCTGATGTTCGTGGGTTGGGAAGGCGTGGGCCTGTGCAGTTACCTGCTGATCGGCTTCTGGTACACCGATACGGCCAAGGCGTCGGCTGGTAAGAAAGCCTTCGTGGTCAACCGCGTGGGCGACGCGGCTTTCGTGCTTGGCACCTTCCTGTTGTTCTGGGCGCTGGCACCGGGCGCTTCCGACCTGGGCGCTTCGTCGTTGAGGTTTGCCGATATCAACGCCGCTGCCCCCGGGCTTTCGCCCGGCCTCGTGACGGCCGCTGCCCTGCTGCTGTTCGTTGGTGCCACGGGCAAGTCGGCGCAGATACCGTTGTTTGTCTGGCTGCCCGACGCCATGGCCGGGCCCACTCCGGTGTCGGCTCTCATACACGCAGCCACCATGGTTACGGCCGGGGTGTACATGGTGGCGCGGCTGAACGGTCTGTTCGAGGCAGCGCCCGCGGCGATGACGGTGATCGCCTGGGTGGGTGCCATCACGGCCCTCATGGCCGCGACCGTGGGCGTGGTGCAGAACGATATCAAAAAAGTGTTGGCCTACTCGACCGTGAGCCAGCTGGGCTACATGTTCCTGGCCCTGGGCGTGGGTGCCTTCGGCGCGGCGGTGTTCCACGTCATGACCCACGCGTTCTTCAAGGGCTTGCTGTTTCTCGGCGCGGGCAGCGTCATCCACGCGCTGCACGAGGAACAGGACATCCGCAAGATGGGCGGGTTGAGGGCGAAGACGCCCGTGACCTGGGCCACTTTCGCCGTGGCCACCCTGGCCATCGCCGGTGTGCCCGGGCTGGCGGGTTTCTTTTCCAAGGACGCGATCCTTGCCGCGACCTTCGCCGGTGGTCACTACGGCTTGTGGTTGATCGGGCTTGCCGGCGCGGCGCTGACGGCGTTCTACATGACCCGCTTGCTGCGCCTGGTTTTCTTTGACTCCTTCCGCGGTGATCGCGAGCGCGGAGAGCAGGCCCACGAGAGCCCGCGGTCGATGACGGTTCCGCTCATCGTGCTGGCCGTATTGTCGGTTGGGGGTGGTTACCTGGGCGTGCCTCACGCGCTTGGCGGGCACGACGCGCTGGGTTCTTTCCTGGCCCCGTCGGTTTCGTCAGCCGCCCACGCCGCGCACTCGGTACACCTGTCGGTGGCCGTGGAGTGGTTACTCATGCTGGTGTCGACCACGGTGGTGCTGGGGTCGATGGGATTTGCGTGGAAGTTGTACTCGGCCGGCCCTGACGCCGACGTCGTCGTGCGCGGCGCGCTGGGCAGGGCCTGGCAGTGGATGGCCTCTGCGTGGCGCGTGGACGAGGCCTACGAGCGCCTGCTGGTGCGGCCCATAGGTCGCGGTGCGGGGTTCCTGTGGAAGTCGGTTGACGTGGGACTGATCGATCGCTTTGCCGACGGCGTGGCCATGGCGGTCGGCGTGCTGGCCGAAACCTGGCGCCGCTGGAACAGCGGCAGCGTGCAGCACTACGCCTTGAGCTTGCTGGCCGGCGCGCTGGCGCTGGTGGCGGCGGTGTTGCTGGGCGGGAGCGGCTGA
- a CDS encoding NADH-quinone oxidoreductase subunit M, whose translation MDQQLLSLLIAVPVVGAALVALAGPGAVRSMRAIALTASLAVFAVALRIAALFDSSTGEFQFTEQAAWIPQMGVTWSLGLDGISLLLVLLTVFLTPLVVLNSATSINKRQKGYLVNVLLLESAMLGTLVATDVLVFYVFWELMLVPMFLLIGIWGGRRRVYASMKFVLFTMVGSLPMLVALVWLGLAHAGATGAPSYAMTDLYDLELTRSAQAWCFAAMALSFAIKVPMWPLHTWLPDAHVEAPTGGSVILAGVLLKMGTYGFLRLAMPICPDVLGTAMPIIGALAVVGIIYGALVAMVQPDMKKLVAYSSVSHLGFVMLGLSSLNVVGVEGAVYQMISHGISTGALFLLVGVLYERRHTRLIADFGGLWRQVPLYAFFLLVVTLSSIGLPGLNGFVGEFLILLGAFKASPVLAILASSGVVLGAVYMLWMFQRVMFGEIDKAENREISDLNRRELVILVPLLALIVLMGVYPRPFLKTMEASVELTLERAGITPVETARVEVSR comes from the coding sequence ATGGACCAGCAGCTGCTCAGCCTGTTGATAGCCGTGCCCGTTGTGGGTGCCGCGCTGGTGGCCCTGGCGGGCCCGGGCGCGGTGAGGAGCATGCGCGCGATTGCCCTGACCGCGTCGCTGGCTGTTTTTGCCGTGGCACTGCGCATCGCGGCGCTTTTTGATTCGAGTACCGGCGAGTTCCAGTTCACCGAGCAGGCTGCCTGGATACCGCAGATGGGCGTCACCTGGTCGCTGGGGCTCGACGGCATCTCGCTGTTGCTGGTGCTGCTCACGGTCTTCCTGACGCCGCTGGTGGTGCTCAACTCGGCCACCTCGATCAACAAGCGGCAGAAGGGCTACCTGGTGAACGTGCTGCTGCTCGAGTCGGCCATGCTGGGAACGCTCGTGGCCACCGACGTGCTGGTCTTCTACGTTTTCTGGGAGCTGATGCTGGTGCCCATGTTCCTGCTCATCGGCATCTGGGGAGGCCGGCGCAGGGTCTACGCGAGCATGAAGTTCGTGTTGTTCACGATGGTGGGCAGCCTGCCCATGCTGGTGGCGCTGGTCTGGCTGGGCCTGGCCCACGCGGGAGCCACCGGCGCTCCGAGCTACGCGATGACCGACCTCTACGATCTCGAGCTCACGCGCAGCGCCCAGGCCTGGTGCTTTGCAGCCATGGCCTTGTCGTTCGCCATCAAGGTTCCCATGTGGCCGCTGCACACCTGGCTGCCTGACGCTCACGTCGAGGCGCCCACCGGCGGCTCGGTGATACTGGCCGGCGTGCTTCTCAAGATGGGCACCTACGGATTTCTGCGCCTGGCCATGCCCATATGTCCCGACGTACTGGGGACCGCCATGCCGATTATCGGCGCGCTGGCGGTGGTGGGCATCATCTACGGCGCACTGGTTGCCATGGTGCAGCCGGACATGAAAAAACTGGTCGCCTACTCGTCGGTAAGTCACCTTGGTTTTGTCATGCTGGGCTTGTCTTCGCTCAACGTCGTGGGTGTAGAAGGCGCCGTATACCAGATGATCAGCCACGGCATCTCCACCGGGGCGCTGTTCCTGCTCGTGGGCGTTCTTTACGAGCGACGCCACACGCGCCTGATAGCCGACTTCGGCGGACTGTGGCGGCAGGTTCCACTCTACGCATTCTTTCTGCTCGTGGTCACGCTGTCGTCCATCGGCCTGCCGGGCCTCAACGGTTTCGTGGGCGAGTTCCTCATCCTGCTCGGTGCCTTCAAGGCCAGCCCCGTGCTGGCCATCCTCGCCAGCAGTGGCGTGGTGCTTGGAGCTGTTTACATGTTGTGGATGTTCCAGCGGGTGATGTTCGGCGAAATCGACAAGGCCGAGAATCGCGAGATCTCAGATCTCAACCGGCGCGAGCTTGTCATCCTGGTCCCGCTGCTGGCGCTTATCGTGTTGATGGGCGTGTACCCGCGGCCGTTCCTGAAGACCATGGAGGCCTCGGTAGAACTCACCCTTGAGCGAGCGGGCATCACGCCCGTGGAAACAGCGCGGGTGGAGGTGAGCAGGTGA
- a CDS encoding NADH-quinone oxidoreductase subunit N — MNPLPLNLLPPGADYAAVMPLLWAFGAAVLVLIAEMFWPYQSRRGVGWLTIAALLAIAVLGRAPMEAVYFGPIALDAFSGWCNGLLCIVAALSVLMSLDTLEVNGVTRGEYYPLLLFAVAGGMVMAAATDLVVMFLGLETMSIAVYVLAGMAKARRRSNEASLKYFLLGAFASAFMLYGIALLYSQAGSTDLAAMAGLAGEGGTSAVTRLGAALLLVGFGFKIAAVPFHLWAPDVYEGAPSPVTAFMATVVKAAAFAALLRSVLLAMPWVAVELQTPLWVAAAATMTVGNLAALRQRSLKRMLAFSSVAHTGYLAMAVVAGTSEAAAALLFYLAAYAAMNLGAFAVMMSLADRGRPAENISDLAGLGRARPLAALAMTVCMLSLTGIPPLGGFVAKVSLFSAVLDAGFYTLVVVAVLNSVLSAAYYLGVIRAMYFDDADSVAVGGASAASRVLPSRPALTVSVLLAAGAVVLIGLSPSPLLGSSLRALAAVAGF; from the coding sequence GTGAATCCCTTGCCCCTCAATCTCTTGCCCCCCGGCGCAGACTACGCCGCCGTCATGCCGCTGCTGTGGGCCTTCGGTGCGGCGGTGCTGGTACTCATCGCCGAAATGTTCTGGCCCTACCAGTCGCGTCGTGGCGTGGGTTGGTTGACGATAGCGGCCCTCCTGGCGATAGCCGTGCTGGGCAGGGCGCCCATGGAGGCGGTTTACTTCGGACCGATAGCGCTCGACGCTTTCAGCGGCTGGTGCAACGGCTTGTTGTGCATCGTGGCGGCCTTGTCGGTGCTCATGTCGCTCGACACGCTGGAGGTCAACGGCGTGACCAGGGGAGAGTATTACCCTCTGCTGTTGTTCGCCGTGGCCGGCGGCATGGTGATGGCCGCTGCTACCGATCTCGTGGTGATGTTTCTCGGCCTGGAGACGATGTCGATCGCGGTCTACGTGCTCGCGGGTATGGCCAAGGCGCGCAGGCGATCGAACGAAGCCTCGCTCAAGTATTTTCTCCTGGGGGCCTTTGCCTCGGCCTTCATGCTCTACGGCATCGCCCTGCTTTACAGCCAGGCCGGCAGTACCGACCTCGCGGCGATGGCCGGACTCGCGGGCGAGGGCGGAACGTCGGCCGTCACCCGGCTCGGCGCGGCCCTGCTGCTGGTGGGCTTTGGTTTCAAGATAGCGGCGGTTCCCTTTCATCTCTGGGCTCCCGACGTGTACGAGGGTGCTCCCAGCCCGGTGACCGCCTTCATGGCCACCGTGGTCAAGGCTGCCGCCTTTGCCGCGCTGCTCAGGTCGGTGCTGCTGGCCATGCCCTGGGTCGCGGTCGAACTGCAGACCCCGCTGTGGGTGGCCGCCGCGGCCACGATGACCGTGGGCAACCTGGCCGCGCTCAGGCAACGCAGCCTCAAGCGCATGCTGGCCTTTTCGTCGGTGGCCCACACCGGTTACCTGGCGATGGCCGTGGTGGCGGGCACGAGCGAGGCCGCCGCGGCGCTGCTCTTCTATCTCGCCGCTTACGCCGCGATGAACCTGGGCGCCTTCGCGGTGATGATGTCGCTGGCCGACCGCGGTCGCCCGGCCGAAAATATTTCGGACCTCGCCGGCCTCGGAAGAGCACGCCCGCTTGCCGCCCTGGCCATGACGGTGTGCATGCTGTCGCTCACCGGGATTCCTCCCCTGGGTGGTTTCGTTGCCAAGGTGTCGCTGTTCAGCGCGGTGCTCGACGCTGGCTTTTATACCCTGGTGGTGGTGGCCGTGCTCAACAGTGTCTTGTCGGCGGCCTACTATCTCGGTGTTATTCGCGCAATGTATTTTGACGATGCCGATTCTGTGGCTGTCGGCGGCGCTTCGGCGGCCTCCCGGGTATTGCCTTCGCGGCCGGCGCTCACCGTCTCGGTCCTGCTGGCCGCGGGGGCGGTCGTTTTAATCGGCCTGTCGCCCTCACCCCTGTTGGGATCCAGCCTGCGCGCGCTGGCGGCAGTTGCCGGCTTCTGA
- a CDS encoding ABC transporter substrate-binding protein, whose amino-acid sequence MLTPDKETFLRRAAKATVLLVILGGMAPLASAAGQSSASGSAAELPERVVSLVPSVTETLFALGAGDLVVGVSDQCDYPERVAALPRVGGFLAPVIERVVSLRPDLVITSPSPGNQSGVNAIKAVGIRVLVVRDATLEQLNAAILEVAVAVGRSDEGRKLVDSIDAELEAVRARVAGLPRPPVALVVGHRPLVLAGPAGYLGELLNIAGARNVADEAGGAWPVVDPEFLVASAPEVLFDVGMGSEASSGDPLVRWSGWPEMPALLKRRVHASDGDLLLRPGPRVGRAAQLVADYVHPARAVPAGEAPAPRVGERP is encoded by the coding sequence ATGTTGACGCCGGATAAGGAAACTTTTTTGCGCCGAGCGGCCAAAGCCACTGTTTTACTGGTCATCCTTGGGGGCATGGCCCCCCTGGCCAGCGCCGCTGGCCAATCGTCGGCCAGCGGGTCGGCAGCAGAGCTGCCCGAGCGGGTGGTGTCGCTGGTGCCGTCGGTGACCGAGACCCTGTTTGCGTTGGGGGCCGGCGACCTGGTGGTGGGCGTGTCCGACCAGTGCGACTACCCCGAGCGGGTGGCGGCCCTGCCGAGGGTGGGTGGTTTTCTCGCCCCGGTGATAGAGCGGGTGGTATCGCTGCGGCCCGACCTGGTGATCACTTCGCCCAGTCCTGGAAACCAATCGGGAGTCAACGCCATCAAGGCGGTGGGGATACGGGTGCTGGTTGTGCGCGACGCTACACTTGAACAGTTGAACGCGGCCATACTCGAGGTGGCCGTGGCCGTTGGCCGGTCGGACGAGGGCCGCAAGCTGGTGGACTCGATCGACGCTGAGCTCGAAGCAGTGCGCGCGCGCGTGGCCGGCCTGCCGCGGCCGCCGGTTGCGCTGGTCGTAGGCCACAGGCCGCTGGTTCTTGCCGGGCCGGCGGGTTACCTCGGCGAGTTGCTCAACATCGCTGGCGCTCGCAACGTGGCCGACGAGGCCGGCGGCGCGTGGCCGGTAGTCGATCCAGAATTCCTCGTGGCCTCGGCACCCGAGGTGTTGTTTGACGTAGGCATGGGCAGCGAAGCGTCCAGCGGTGATCCCCTGGTGAGGTGGAGCGGCTGGCCGGAGATGCCGGCGCTGCTAAAGCGACGTGTGCATGCGAGCGACGGCGACCTGTTGCTCAGGCCCGGCCCGCGCGTAGGCCGCGCGGCGCAATTGGTGGCCGATTACGTCCACCCCGCGCGGGCTGTACCGGCAGGCGAAGCCCCGGCGCCACGAGTGGGTGAGCGGCCGTGA
- a CDS encoding iron ABC transporter permease, translated as MNSAARLTASRRRWGLALCAAVALVCAVVALLVGSVELDLGAVMAGVGPDDTIFWKLRLPRVALAAMVGAGLAASGAALQPALRNPLASPDIIGVSGGAALAAVLALAWMPAWASTAGVPLLAFVGAGAAAAFVYRASLVNGRLDPYTQILVGVIFNTFCASLILLVNALADASRTRSIVFWMMGGVSVQPWPALALAGSLFAVGIVMLMGQARALNLSGLGDDTAASLGFDAGRCRATVFAASALVVGASVALTGVITFVGLVVPHLMRRLLGSDNRLLLPASVLGGAAFLVASDTIARWALAPVELPVGAITAMTGGPFFLYLLRRHGRARAEDGP; from the coding sequence GTGAACAGCGCCGCCAGGCTCACGGCCTCGCGCAGGCGCTGGGGCTTGGCCCTTTGCGCCGCGGTGGCGCTGGTCTGCGCGGTGGTGGCCCTGCTCGTGGGCAGCGTAGAGCTCGACCTGGGCGCGGTAATGGCGGGAGTGGGGCCCGACGACACGATTTTCTGGAAGCTCAGGCTGCCCCGGGTGGCGCTGGCGGCCATGGTGGGTGCCGGTCTCGCCGCCTCGGGGGCGGCCCTGCAACCGGCCCTGCGCAACCCCCTGGCCAGCCCTGACATCATAGGCGTGTCGGGCGGCGCGGCACTGGCGGCGGTGCTGGCACTGGCCTGGATGCCGGCCTGGGCCTCTACTGCGGGAGTGCCGCTGCTCGCTTTCGTGGGCGCCGGCGCGGCCGCTGCCTTCGTCTACCGTGCGTCGCTGGTCAACGGCCGCCTCGATCCCTACACGCAGATTCTAGTTGGCGTGATCTTCAACACCTTCTGCGCCTCGCTGATACTTCTGGTCAATGCCCTGGCCGATGCCTCGCGCACCCGCTCGATAGTGTTCTGGATGATGGGCGGAGTGTCGGTGCAGCCCTGGCCGGCGCTGGCGCTTGCGGGGTCGTTGTTTGCCGTGGGAATAGTCATGCTCATGGGGCAGGCGCGCGCGCTCAACCTCTCGGGGCTGGGCGACGACACGGCGGCGAGTCTTGGTTTTGACGCCGGCCGTTGCCGGGCCACCGTGTTTGCCGCTTCGGCCCTGGTGGTGGGGGCGTCGGTGGCCTTGACCGGCGTGATCACCTTCGTGGGCCTGGTGGTTCCCCACCTCATGCGCCGCTTGCTCGGCAGCGACAATCGCCTGTTGTTGCCCGCCTCGGTACTGGGAGGTGCCGCTTTCCTGGTGGCCTCGGACACGATTGCCCGCTGGGCGCTGGCTCCTGTCGAACTGCCGGTGGGGGCCATAACGGCGATGACCGGTGGCCCGTTTTTTCTTTACCTGCTCAGGCGCCACGGCCGGGCGCGGGCGGAGGACGGACCGTGA